CATCCCGACACCGGAGACCATTGATGGTATCCGTCGTCCGAACTTCCGAGACACGCCGGCTGTCAAAAGACTCGCAATGAAACGGGCGACGCCAATCAGGACGGCGCAGAGATGACGGTCTAGGCTGGCACCCGACTTGTCCATGATCTCGACGGCATAGTATATGATCACGAAGATCCCGGAGAACTgctggaagaagaagaagctgaGCATCACGGCGAACGGCACCAAGGCGCTGCGCTTCGTCAGGTGTTTCAGCAGGTTCTGGTTCTTCTTCTGAGGTCGCGGCTTCAGCTCGAACAGGATCTCTGATGTGGCCGGTTGGTCCTTCGGCACTCCGCGGAATTTCTTCATGATCTCCAGCGCCTCCTCGGGACGATTGTGGTCCCGCATCCACAACGGCGTCTCCGGCACCACGAACAAGGTGAGGGCGATCGACACCAGCGGGAACATTGCGCACATCAAGGCCACCTGCCGCCAGTCGTCCTGCGAGACAGAAACCGGAAGGATTTACGCATTATCATTTGCATTGCCTGCTTGCACGTGtaatatacgtaataatatGCATTTATCACGTCGTCTGGTTGTAAACTCGTTCAAGCAAGTTAATCAGTTTTTTTCTCCAATCGTTCAAcagtattataattaagttaGTTTCCATTCAATCGAATCGTTTGCAGATTAGTATTACAATTTATGCAATTTAACGCTGTATGAGACCATTGTATCAGTTATATCAGCccgttaattaattgttcCATTATCACTAATCTTTAAAATCTCAACCGTGCTGCAGGCATTTACCTTGCAAATGTATCCAAAGATGTAAACGATCAGGACACCGAGAGCGATAGAGATGCTGGTCCAGGTGACCATCGTGCCTCGCCATTTCGAGCCCGCAACTTCCGCTACGTATACCGTCGTCGGAACCGACGCCATGCCGGTAGCTATCCCGGAGATCACCCTCCCAATCAGGATCTGCGTGTAAGTAGTTGACATGTAAATAGTCACCCAGCCCGCCATCGAGATAAACGACGTCACGAACATGCTGATCCTTCTTCCTCGACTCATCACGAGACTCGACACTATGCAACCGACGGGCGTACCCAGTGCTGATACGGTAGCTGAGCAAAGAGATAACGTTCGGTTAATTGTCAATGATAATGATTCGAACTTgtgaacaataaaaaattgccGAAAATCCGCTATCGAAGGGGCGAATTTTGCGATACCAACCCATCCAGTTAACTTCAACATTAGTGAGTGAGACATCGTCGACTTTCGGCTTCTCCATCGCAGGCCCCGCCACGGCGCTGTAACCGAAACCCATCGCTGGACCCAGCACCACAACATTGGCGCACAAGCTCATCAATACCTGCGAAAGAAAGACTGCGAGTCAGGAAGAGGCCGGCGAAGTCTTCGGAAAAGAGGAACAATAATTGGGTCATGAAGACCTTCACGAGAAGTAGTCTTAATTAGCATTGAGCAGCTTTGGAGAGCTTCTAGGCAAATCGGAAAATTTACAGCCGAGTTATTTGTAGTTGCGAGATGTGACGCAAAACGTGGTAAACAGATACCGGAGGGATCGCACCAGAGATAACGTACCCAAAAGCTAAGGTTGACCGAAGTGTCGACATGACATGAGTGCATCGAATGCAtcgaatttttcatttgacttAATTCTGTTATCGCGTGGggttttatcatttatacgTATGCCAGCGATAGAACCGGTTTAATCGATCGTGGGGACGAAAAAAGGTTTCGCTTGATTTGCAGCTAAACGCGTTATAATTCGCAGCGCTTCATGCATAGCTCGAAGATATTCAAGACACATGGCAAACCGGAATGTATCGCGCAACgcagataaaatatatcttatcgGATTGCACTTTCCTCCGATTTTGAGATTCGGTATTTCGCGTTATGTCAACAGATCGATCGATGCGCGATGCGTTCGTCggaattaaaagtttttgtccggtttgtattttttttgtgCGTTGAGGAATGTTATATAAAGATGCAGATCGAGATCTTTGAAAAACAATGTTTTGCGTGAAATCAGGAAACGCCCGTCACCGTTACACAGTAAAACACGCGAATATAAGACGTAGTGCAGATAAGAATCGTAATGAGTATGATacgcatttttctttttaaacaaACTGAAATTTCAATCCTGTTctgtttatgtattttttcttATCCTTCACGATTTGATATGCTGAACATGAACGCACTTCCGCAGATTTTTCTCGCGATTAATAAGCGGTAATGAATTCTATATCTTACACgtgtatcgatatttttttaataactggttataatacataatttattatgttttacttAACGGTTGAACAAGAGATCTGTCCTATTACACATCCTGCTTCCAtttcatcatttaatttacattttatcttGCTACATTTCGATTTCAAGATCGGcagaaatgcaaaatgcataATAAACGGACTGGGATATGACGTCATCGAGGacgacatttaaaaaattatgatagcGTGTGAaatcgcgcgtgtatgtgatGCGAGCGGCAATCACCAAAGTGTCGCGTGTCATTCCTATTCATACAATCGGAAAAACAGATTAATCGgataaataacgataatcaataataagaaaaagataGTCACTAACAAGCTATAGTTGTTTTTCATGTGGACCGATAGGACAAGGCCTCAATAATTCTTTCAGCGAAATTCACGCGTTATTCCAAGCAGCAATCTACATATGTCCATGCTTGGATTTGATAAGAGACAATTATTATCAGCGATGAATGAGACAGTATCTTAGATTTCCGTGGACTTTGTCTTACGTGAGAAATTatgaattgcaaaataataatgtgaccttttttatttccgcaaatgtataaaaaaattttaacatactTGATAAATAGTTCCGTTTCGCGCCCATTTCTTCTGTTCGGCAGCACTGGGTTCCATCTGcaacaagaaaaaataagataaaaaattaacagagaataattaatagaaatatcattcctgattttatctttatgttttatatatatatatgtatgtattatatatattttctacattattttcgtattttataatagtacgtataatttttttatgattgaaaaattaattatctctctccctttaaattaaaatattatacgtcagaaattattattgcgtTTTTATTATGAAATGCAATCTATTTATCAACAACAGAAAAAATAAGAcactaaaaaatttaatgaatatttaataatttttattatgcaataaataGTCTGTCtgcaatgaaagaaatatacgcAAGTGTATATCATCAAGTGTATATCTCATGCACATAGCACGCCGCGTTCTTTGATAGTGCCAGGAAATGACTAACAATGAATGCCACTTTTGAAACGTTATCATAGTTCGGATAATGTCCAGTGAATCTCGCAGATAAATTTTCAGAGTCGGTGAAAAAGAAGTCACTGATATGGAAAGCAACGTGGTAATCTGATAACCCTTGTAATTATAGATCCCCCCGATGACGAACCGTCGAAGTCGAAGAATCCTCCAACAATCCATAAATACGAATAAACGATTTGGAAAGAAGCCAAGGGTCATACTCATTCCGAAGGAAAATATCGCTCATATCGAGAAAGTTTTTCAACGATAACGCCGAGAACGAGAAAGGCCAAGGAAAGACCAGACTTTCAGAAACTCAGCGTTCTTTAAGCTAACAAAAAGATTAATGCAAACAGCAAGAaacagtaaaatttaaatgcaaaagaGAACTTCCTGGAATTTAGAAAAGATTTGCAACTTAGATATTTCTGTTCAATCAAAATTCGGATTTGTATTGGCCATTTCCAAATATGTACATACCTTGATCTCCACACACGTCGATATGCTTCCGGCATTATTAATGTCAGTTTGCccgttattaacattttgtcCGTTCGCGTTATTAATGTTCGTATCTCCATTCACGTTATTAACGTCCGTTTGTCCGTTCACGTTCACGTTGTTAACATTCGCCGGGCCCGTCATGATGCCTCTTTTCTTTGCTCAACGCTTGTTTCTCGACAACTTATTTAGCCTCTTTGATAAATTCGTGTCGCGCGCACAGCGTGATTTGCGATGTCAGAAAGGAGTATCAGTATTTGATCTTTTATGATTAACCGGtcttatatcttatttaaGCGATTGATCTCCCCCGATCGCTCGAAGGTTTCTTCTCCCACCTTCCTTCGCGGCAATCCTTTATATATCCTTACAATAGCTGACGGTATTTACACGTTCGATAATGAGCTCGATATCGTATCACGAGATACCTTAAATCTCATCAGCATTCATCGACTACACGCCTCCGCTTTGGAAGATACGAAAGCGCCGAATGACTTGGAATCCCCAGCTACTTAAAAGATACCAGCCTGTCGAGGGCGACTTCCAATTAATTGACTGATTTGTAAATCAATGTCGCTGTACATGCGTGTCTCACGAGTTTTAGATACATCAGATCGTTCGTTCTTTCTCCCTGCCTTTTGTCCTCAGTCTTGCAGATGCAACCGCGCGCTTGTCCACAATTAATACCGACTATTATTAATTCCGTTGAACTGGCCGTCCAATTCACTCGATTGCGTTCCGCGGAAGATCGCCGTAGCACTCGCGCGAGATATCGTCGGTTTCTTCaatcttttgaattttttgtCGGAAATGCTACTGATCTACAAACAGCTGTTCCGCCTTCCGCGATTCGACGCGCAATTTTCCAGATATCCACCAGATTGCTCCGGCAAGTTC
The Ooceraea biroi isolate clonal line C1 chromosome 4, Obir_v5.4, whole genome shotgun sequence genome window above contains:
- the LOC105284606 gene encoding facilitated trehalose transporter Tret1-2 homolog isoform X2, translating into MPADADEGHCFIQMEPSAAEQKKWARNGTIYQVLMSLCANVVVLGPAMGFGYSAVAGPAMEKPKVDDVSLTNVEVNWMATVSALGTPVGCIVSSLVMSRGRRISMFVTSFISMAGWVTIYMSTTYTQILIGRVISGIATGMASVPTTVYVAEVAGSKWRGTMVTWTSISIALGVLIVYIFGYICKDDWRQVALMCAMFPLVSIALTLFVVPETPLWMRDHNRPEEALEIMKKFRGVPKDQPATSEILFELKPRPQKKNQNLLKHLTKRSALVPFAVMLSFFFFQQFSGIFVIIYYAVEIMDKSGASLDRHLCAVLIGVARFIASLLTAGVSRKFGRRIPSMVSGVGMTIFMGGMSLYLYLADKGTVMADNGVVPIVCMMMYIFMSTIGFLVIPFAMVGEVFPSKVKDILSGLTAALGYLFSAVTIKLYPDMSLLMGMHGMFLFFAIMSIVGVVFVLLFLPETKGKTLREIEDMFRKKSNTIEMQSTERAIGERVAPTTVTTVGVTGN
- the LOC105284606 gene encoding facilitated trehalose transporter Tret1-2 homolog isoform X1 — encoded protein: MTGPANVNNVNVNGQTDVNNVNGDTNINNANGQNVNNGQTDINNAGSISTCVEIKMEPSAAEQKKWARNGTIYQVLMSLCANVVVLGPAMGFGYSAVAGPAMEKPKVDDVSLTNVEVNWMATVSALGTPVGCIVSSLVMSRGRRISMFVTSFISMAGWVTIYMSTTYTQILIGRVISGIATGMASVPTTVYVAEVAGSKWRGTMVTWTSISIALGVLIVYIFGYICKDDWRQVALMCAMFPLVSIALTLFVVPETPLWMRDHNRPEEALEIMKKFRGVPKDQPATSEILFELKPRPQKKNQNLLKHLTKRSALVPFAVMLSFFFFQQFSGIFVIIYYAVEIMDKSGASLDRHLCAVLIGVARFIASLLTAGVSRKFGRRIPSMVSGVGMTIFMGGMSLYLYLADKGTVMADNGVVPIVCMMMYIFMSTIGFLVIPFAMVGEVFPSKVKDILSGLTAALGYLFSAVTIKLYPDMSLLMGMHGMFLFFAIMSIVGVVFVLLFLPETKGKTLREIEDMFRKKSNTIEMQSTERAIGERVAPTTVTTVGVTGN